aacaaaaagaggtaagccaaaaattgctcaacaagtccgcaaaatataaatagtgttaaagcagtttaaatgaatcggtaatttgggtacatctgcaaagatataaccccgcgagaataaaAAGAAGGCCACTGCTGGCGAGTACAAGCGAACTAAACtagacacaagttcgcatctatattctgctgatcagctaggatataatgcagatctatatctccctatatagatccagtcgggtacccaggctctacgacctatctcaaggatccggtcatgtcccggtccttaggattaagtaaaacttaatccctaAAATAACATTATCAAGTCCATAACATAGCAACCGAaataatcagtatgctttgatatattctaatcaccagaatatatcaatatatgtgagtaacaattggaatatgaataaggaattcaaagaaaaggagaaatcaagaatcgaaataaaatatgaacaagagaataacaagtgtgtatcagtgtttatgtacaagaatcaaaagagtacaagcgtgttaagaatctgaagaaatatcactattctgaaattagaataggggaaaacttgccttctgcgcgactcacttcAGTTATGTCACCTTCACCTATTACCggctcaacctgccttgctggcttagcttctgttagagaaatagactggtttagttatttcgtacttcaattgcgtctcaAACCGATTTCACATCGTTCTTATTATGttgcgcttatgactgacttgtatattatatattagcaagtaagactcgattaaccacataatacacataagcacataagccacataattatttttatagttaaaataatttttagaatcaaaatcgactcgctgattgcttaactgatcattatctgtCTCGTTTCCTATTTTTTAGGATTTATCGGGCTCGTCTTGGCACTCAATTCGGCTTATAATCGAATAAAtaacaaggtcaactaatttctagaagaaattaggttttaatattatttttaatgaaaataattcatttttctgagtcaaagggctttcttttcactcgaatcggactaacggtctaattattatcaattaaatacagataattcaatttattattcaatatcaataattattactaatttttaaaccctaaaataatttttaaataattatttaaaaaaatcagaactaaaatgatttttctataatttttggaattaaaatgaatttattatgatttattgaaaattatttgattaattaaaaatttaaatataactaattaatcataattaaataaatcctaattatattttaaataattatttactaTTTGTTGtactttaaaataattaatccttaattattagaattaattacaaaCCCTTGCGATTTATCACAAGTTATTATCAATTATACGATTAACCCGACTATTTACGAATAATTATTCGCTATAAATAACTATTATtatctaatcgaataaataaactatcactcatataataatccaacttatcggtcaactactcgtataaatacgagttgcTCGTAGTATTCGACTAATTATCGAACCATTAATTATATGATTcgattatttttattcttatttattaattaattacttaattattaattaatagataaataaataaataaataaatatataaatatataatcaaTTTCGagtttctaaattaataaaataatttagaaattaattatagaaattttcagaatttaaaactaatttttaatagatttttaaaattaataaaactattttttaattttataaaatataattaaataataaaaatccagaaacagaaaCAGGAAACTGATTTGGGACTTTTCAGGATCAAACTCGGGTGGTTTCCCGGGTCGTAACCGGGTTGACTCGGGTCGCTCAAGAACAGCGGCGGGTCGTCGGCCGGATGAGCATATTCCGGCGACCCCTCCCCAATTTCCGGCAGCCATCAAATCTCGACCAAATCGAGACGAAATCGAGTGATTCAAAGAGGGCTTTCACTCAGTTTCATCCCAGGAACTCAACCCTATCGTCCAAAACAACTGACGATTGATGAGTTGTCTTTTCCAGCCAAAAGCAACGCTTTTCCGGCGGGTTAAACCGGAAAAACGGGTCTTCCGAAAACGGAAACCAAACTCGATGATTCGGGTGTTAAATCAAATCTTAAGACATTTACAATCGATCCCCAACCACCACAACAGTCACAGATCAATcaataattcagaaaattaaaaacaaaatcaTCAAAATTTCAAGACTTCGTTCGTCACTTTCAGGGAATCGTTTAGTCCAAATATATACTCAAATCGATTGTGCACAACCTAaaaaagctatatcaatcatcaataACATCTAATAACCACTGAATTTAAAAGCCCTAATTCGATgcataaaccctaaaaattaaattgaaaaatgatgcaattaaacatgaaattgatagcAAAATCAAATAATAGAGTTCAAGAGCTTTCGattgactacttacatgaacgatttggTGAACGGAAACACGATGAAGTCACTGCTTGAACCCtcgaactcaagaaccctaattctgGAAATTTGGGAAAATTGctgaatttttctgatttttatttaattaattaataatactTAGGCTATTTACAGTAGTAATATTAATACTCTTagttaaaattaaggccctaattctacatcttttaaaattaataagcccctaattttataatttttgagtattaaaatttaatttataaatattttatatatacaatatctatgccaaaaattttcaaaaattgtgaataatgcaaaaatacaaagaaatggtataaatgaaagtcctataattttataaaaataaaaatatgatttttgtgggggttttaacaTCCTATGTGACCCataaaagtcatttttcacgaaacgagaaaatttataaaatacctagatgttcagattaatgcgatggtaaaagtcgtttgatgaaaaataaggtcCATTATTTTACTAGAAATTTCAGCTATAAAATCATGATTCTGGTCGTATTACTTTTGATatgaaagctataaatgcaaaataaaacaTCTAAAAAATATCCTGAAAATACCtggacgacacagaatgcacgaaacacataacaattagggtttgacatttaattacacataaatgacatattaacatatataatttattataaatacgATATAATACAGACATaattttcccagacgttacaatTAAGGACcgatgttaaaaatatttttaacatcgGTTTGTTCCAAAACGATGTTAAAGACCGTTTTTTACACCAGTTAAAATCAAAACTGATGTTTAAACTACTTTTTAAAAAACACGCGGAAAACCCCATCTTTGCTAAAAACATGTCCCCCCTTAGAAACCCTCCTTCATCTCTCTCACTGCTTCTTTCTTCTCTCTCAACCGACTCTCtccttcatctccttctctttcccGATTCTTTCTCACTCACTCACTCTTAGCCTTCAACATTGATACTACCTTAGTTAGAGCTGTAGGTTTTAAACCCCTAATTTGAATCCTAGATGTCAAGTAATCGAACCCTAACTTTCAACTGATATGGCCGATTAGCTGCAAGTTTTCGTTGATTTATGCAAAGGAGGTTTAACATTGGTTGATTTGTGCAAAGAAGGTTGAACCCTAGCTCGAATCCACTATGATTAGTAAGTGTTATTCTaatttcttttcaaaattcaattttCGGTTTTTAATTCTTTTTTTTTGTGAAATTGGTTGATTGATTTTGGTTCTTGATTGTTTTGTTGATGTGGGTTTTTTGTTATTTTTGTATTCGTATGTAAAAGTTGTTAGCGTGTGTAGTAGGTGAAGACGCCCTTTTCTCACTCTGTTGACATGAATTAGAAGTTCGTACTTGATGTTCACAATGTTAAATGAAGTTTGATGTTGACAAACCATGGATAAAGAGAAGTCTGATTGTGAGTGTATTGAATTTTGTAGGAGAGGAAACTTGTGGCAGATATAAAGAGAACAGCAAAAACTGGGAATGAGGCAAGTTATATTTACTCATTGATTTCATCGTAGCTCTGTGAAATCTAAAATTCTAACATGGGAACAAAATCATTAACTTGAATGTGATGTGTTAGATGTGATTTTTATTATTATGTCCTCTAAAACGGGTTTTAGGTTTTTTTATTCTTTACAAGGTGATATAAGGATTTGTAAGATTTTGCCCTCTCGGTTTCTTTTTACCCTAAAGCAGTAGTTGATGCTGTCAAGGTTGAGTGTGCCAACTGCCAACTTATGTCTAATCTAAAGCCCTGTCAACATGTTAGTGTTTGCATAAGACCTTTTATGTTAGCTCACAATTTATCCTCTTCTTATATCATGCTAGTTCTCTTCACAACTCCACAAGATATGAAATTCAGGGAATGGCTAAATAATGTCCTTACCTTGTCGTGGCTGAATATTTTCATTAGTTCCTGCTAGATTATGTTCCATTACACTTCTTTACTACTCTTATATCTAGAGAAGGCTGCCACCAAGATCTTAGCTCGTCAGCTTGTCCGACTGAGGCAGCAAATAACAAATCTTCAGGGGAGTCATGCACAGATCAGAGGCGTGGCTACACATACACAGGTAAATAAATGATCAATCCTCAATTCTGATGAAACGATAAATGCTTGGACCTATATTACATGCTCTAATTCATCGTGTTTTACAGGCTTTGTATGCCAACACTTCAATTTCAACAGGAATGAAAGGTGCAACTAAAGCAATGGTAGCCATGAACGAGGTAAGTACTTGGGCCATCTATACGAGAACATGTAAATCTAGTTCCTACTGTTTTGCTGATATTAGATTTTTTACCAACTTTTCATTTATTTAATTCTTTTTCCAACAAATGGAGCTTGGAAAACATGCTAAAGTTGTTAGGGAGTTCCAGAAACAATCAGCTCAGATGGACATGATGGTAAAATATATTCTTCTCTGCATCCATTACTGATTTTAGATTGCAGCTGCGGTTTGTCCTGAAATTCTTTTAAGTTATGTACAATTGACGAACCAATCAGTGAGAAGTTCGTTGCCTTACTGGGGGAACATGATCAAACTTGTTTTTCATATGTTACTTTGCATTCAAGCATGCTCATATGTATTATACTGTTATCCAGATTGAAATGATGTCGGAGTCCATTGATGAAACTCTTGACAAGGACGGGGCAGAAGAGGAAACATAGGAGCTTACTAACCAGGTTAGATTACCTATCTTTTCTCTGGAAAGTGGTTTGATACCATCAGTGCTACTTGTGCAAGCTAATGATTATGAAGGTTCCTTACGATCATTCTCATTTTTTTCTTTCCGCAAGCAGCTTGACTTCTGGACTGAGACGGAGAATGCAATCAAAAGAGCATATCATGTAACTTACAAGACAATATTGGATAAAGCAGTTGATTTGGGTACAGGCGATTCGACCGCAGTTACTGCGATATTGATCAATTGTCAAAAGCAGGTAGTTGCTAATGTTTGGGATTCTCATGCTGTTATCTGCAAGAATGGAGTGGCCAAACAATTGTCAGTTGATCATGAACCTGACAAGGAGCGCAGTTGCATTGAGGACAGAGGTGGCTTTGTATCAAAGTTTCCAGGTTATTGATTAAAGACATTTTTCCCCTTATTAAAAATTATGCTGCACTTAATAGTTGATGATTCCTAGTTTGCAACATCGGACTGTCATTCATGAAGTTTAATAGCATGTGAACAATCAGGCTAAATGCATTTAATATCAGCTTATGCTAGAgctttaatatttaatcaatcTTCAAGAGTCCAAGAGTCCCAGTGAAGAGTGTACCTTAGTTCAATTCAACAtgtcgattttttaaaaaatatacgAGTGGTTAAACTTTCATTTAGTACACCAATGACCAAACTTAAAAAATTAATGATGATGAAGTTTAAGTGCAAGAAATGTAAATTCATAGTTAGCTACTTCTGAATAGATTACAGCTCGGACTAAGTTATAAAATCTGGCTTTATTCATTAAGCGTCGCCTAAAGTTTTCCCTCAGTGTCTATATCTAGGACCTGTTTTGCATATAAAAGAACAGTGTTTTTGTTGTAGGTGATGTTCCCCATGTTGATGGACAGTTGGAAGTGGCCCGAGCTTTTGGTGACAAGGGGTATGATGATTTCTGTTGAAGACCTACAATGCTCCAGAGAGGTACTTGCCCTGCTGTGGAATATGATCTGCTTCAACATAGAAAAGTAGTAGGAAAATTTCATTTTGTCTTGATAATATTTAGATTTGAGAATTATGTTTTTGATTTTGTCAATGATGTATATTGGAATACTTTTGCATTAGTTTGATAATAATAATGAAAGTTGTGGTTATTTAGATGTGATTTATTTTGCTTGTTTTTGTTTTTGGTattttaatgtatatatatatgtattatatatataataggtAAATATGTAACCATAGACATCAGTTAATGACTGTTATGTCTAATACATCGTTTCAATTTATGAAAGCGTTCTTATATAGGCACATTTGATATCGTTTTTTGTTTTCACATCGATTACTAACCGATGTCTTAGTATATCAATACTTCGGTTATTTATCTAGAAACGATGTATAATGTAATTTTTCACATCGGTCCAGAACCGAAATGAAAAATAGGGACCTTTTACTACACCCATGTAGACATCGGTTTTTTGCATTTTTCACAACAGTCAATAACCGATGTTTATTGACGTTTTTCTTATAGTGCATAGAAATGGAATATTTCTTCTTTTTCAGAATCCAAGATCACCTGCAAAATTTGTCTTGAATTCCGTTTCTGTTCCTGAGATTCCCATAAGCCCATATACTGTATCAAACTCAGGACTTGACTAATGTCAAATCGCTATCACCAGCTATGTGAGTTCTCTTAGTCGTTGACAATGACTTGATTAATCGGTGGTTGGTTGATGCAGTTAGCCATTGATGCTGTAGCATCATGTAGCAGTTCGTCGCTCACTTTCATTTAAAGAAAATTACATGTCATCGAGTATTTACATTTAACCACCCTATCTAGATTATCCATTAAGTCAGCATGACTTCCAAATGAATAATAAGATTGCTATCTATAACAGACTATCTCATAGAAAAGTGTTACAAAAATCTCATCAATTGTTGGGAAACTCCTTCAATGACTATCCCCCGGGATGGATAGCCGTTGAAGAGGGGATAACTAGTTGTTGAAGACTATAGTTTGTCTTAAGATAATTATGCAATGTCACTgcttatcatcaggatttagaattgtttttttaaaaatctcccccaatttatgattGTTATTCTATTTATGACTGATATAATAACAATCATGAATTAAAACTTTGATGATGATAAAACACATTCTGCCTTATAAACATTAAAAATGCATAATTGTGTTATGTTAAGCTACTGATAAATATAGTGTACAAGGAAAAAAGAGAGTGTACAAGTAAATAATTTGAGGAAATGATGTTACTCTGAAAGTCGCTCTTTCAGTATGAGGAGATGATAGAATGATTTCTTTCAAATTTTGTACTTTTTGATATTCCAATCTATCTTTTTTGAAAAGATCTTTTCATCCTTCACCTTGACAATTAGCTTTTTCAAGAGAAATTTTGAATCTTAATTGATTCTCTGAAGTATTAGACTTTTAGAAGTGGAAGTAAGATTTCTAGCTCTTGTTAATCCTAAGCATGTCTTCATGTCAAGAGTGCATATCCTTCTTTCAAGATCTGATGTAGAAGTTATATGTTACTGATTCCTTTCTTGTTGTTAAACACTTCCCTTCCAGACATTTTTGAGGTGGAATGCAATACTCTAACTTCATGGATCTTGTTTGGATGAAATTTCTTCAGGAGAATGCTCATCTATGTTAGCTGGATACATGATTGAGTCATTGTCCTCAGCCTTCTTCATTGGATTATGAGATTTTAACCTTTGAAGACTAGTTTGTCTGGAACTTTCTCATTGTTGATGGCCTTCAAGTCCTTTTTGGAAAAGTAAATTATGACACACTTCTTAGAATTGATAGACTCTTCATTAGTCAGAATTGAATCCCAAATAAATTCAGTAGTTATTATGATCGATTCATTCAACACCGAATGAAGTAGAAGTAACAACTAATTTTTTTTCCTCCTTGCAATTGTTCTTGTCCTATTTCCCTTAGGCTTCTTCACTGCTTCTCAGCTTTTAGTTGTAACTCTAGCTCTATGTCCATTTGAGTGGTTAGAGTCAGAATTTCCGACAACTTAATATATTTATAATTCTTCAATTTAAGCTAGTTTATAGCCTCCAAGTTTTGGTCTTTACTCCCCCTTTGTTGATGCGCTGTTTCCGTCTAGTAATTTCCATTTTTGATGATTTTTTGCTCCCCCTTAGGTTGATGGAACTTGCTTATTAGAGTCTGCATACTTCTTGGTCCCCCTTAGTTGGATAGAACTGCAAACTTCTCATGCTCCCCTTAGTGAGAGCTATAGActtttccccctttttgttagcatcaagggTTTAAATTTACATGAAGGGTCGTCTTCACTTGAGGATCTGAGAAGATGTACTTCTCCATAAAGTCCAAATTGTGTGTAACTAGAGTGTGACAAACTTTCATGGGATTTACAACATCCTCATTAATGTCAACAACAATAATATTCATATAGATTCCACCTGCACGTGTATTACACTCATGTTCTTTATTttttacatcaagggctcccctgGCTCAAATACCTCTCACCCTCACCATCACCTTCTGAGGTGAAACTCTCTACGTCACTTGCAAGGATGGAAGAACTAGCCTGCCTCATATTCACACTTTTCTCCTTTAACCTACTTTAAAAGAAGCCTCTCACTCTCAGTGTgttcactctcttccctcaaaCCTAGGAGTGTTGGAATAAATATTTTGTCATATGCAGAATTGGTGGAGAATGTATCCCTATCAACTGCTATAAGATAGCATTGATGTAACAAAATGAGTTAGTTATCAGTGGATGTGTTGCAAAGTTAGCCATTGATGGACTAACATTTATCAGTGGTTGATAGATAGCCATTGATGGAGAAAGTGAGATAGCAATTGAAGATGTCAATGTAGCTGAAATATGGAAGATTGATTAATTGTTTAAGGCACAATTTAACTACAAGAGACTAATACTCCAATAAAATATCTCAATGATAATGAGTATCAATTTTAGAGTGTGATTTCTCGGTGAACTTAAGAGATAAAGAGTTATTTTAGGAAGGTTGACATTAAACCAACAGTCAGGAGAAGAATAGATGAGCTCTATGTGTGTTTGTGTGGCTATTTCTCAAGATTTAATTGCACAAGTTGGGGATGTGACTCTACATTTAGAAGACACataaatctgaatttgagaaaggtATAGACTCGACAGATGAGATGCCCCTTATTCTGAAATAAACATTTGAACTCACAAGATGAGTAATTTAGAATCAAAGCAGTCTTGTGATTATGTGAATTTGTTATTCACTTTCATGAAGCTCTAGTAAACCAAAGGGGATTTGAATGTATCTTCCACTCAAATATCATTCTCAAAGTCTGGTTGCCTTTGGCAGAAACCACCATATTTGTCGATTTTCTATCATTGATAAATCAAGATAGTTTGACTTATTGTCTTAATATTTTAAGAAAATGTATCTTAAACAATAGTTGTGAGGGATGCTCACTCAAGTTGAACTTCCATTTGAATTGGGGTGGGTTTGAATGATTTCCCCTTAGAAATATCATTTTCAAACCATGTAGCCATTGCAAGTCTACTTGCACTTAAAATGTGCTAGATCTCCAATGTCTTCACTAAAGAGTGATGAAACCCTTGGGTTTGAATTGGCATCATCAAGATCAACCTCAGCATGTAGTCTCTAACCAAAACTGAATGAGGGTTCTGAGTTAGAAAGTACAATGCAAGCACTAtgcactacgccataagtggccAATTGCAATGCCAATTTACTGTTACAATAGGCCTAAAAAGCATTACAATAGAGTTATTATAACACTAGGGGGCGTTATTCCTGCGAGCATTACACCATGGCCCGAAATGTAACGTTTTGGCTATCTATTGTAACAAAGAGAAAAGTATCACAATAGGGCCCTATTGTAACACTATAATGGTCATTTGTAACAACTTGTCAATGCTAAATTAGGTTTGAATATTTTACAGAAGTGGGTCCACCTCCGAGGTCCACATAGCCTACTATAACACTATATtctatatattataatattaatttgTTGTAACTAAGCAACAATAGCTTTGCTTAGTgtaaaattagttttaatataatataacaATATTTTTTGTTACAATACAATAGGACAATGcaaccataaaatataaataatttgaaatatATTTTCTGCTAATGCATCATAAAGTTAAACGGTTAATGTGTGGTGGCTAAAGGGACAGTCACCTCTGGCTTCGCTAAACCATGCCCATATGGAAAAAACCCAAGCATTAACAACTAATTTCTGTAAGATACTtctaaatattattaaatttgataGTGAACATTGCAATATGTTTTTATTCTAATGTAGAATACAAAACTCTAGTCATGATACAGATGTGTgcaattaataaaattaaaacaCCATTGCACACACTGAAATGAAATCATAATCATTGTAGGTTCTCTTACAAGTTGTTCTTGTGTGAAACAAGCCCCCTTGCCTCTTTTGTTAAGGTAGGATCTAGGACCATTACCAAAAGTCTTTATTTAGTGCATTTATGAGGACAAGTTAATATTGCTACTATTATTTCGCAATTGAACAATTTTATACTTACCGTGATGCAACAATTAAACTAAACCAATCAATAAAAACAAGAGTGCCCTTACCCGGTAACAACAGTAGTTGTTCACCGAGCTGAAGGTTTAACCACTTTTATCCATCACAAATTAATGCTCTAATCCCCAATGAACGCATCTGGTTTGAAAGCAAATGCTGAGTTGAGAAAAATATGTTGGAGAAATAAGCCTTAACATAAAAAggaaataaaaatatatttaccCGAGTCATTCTAGTTTGTTGTAGCAACTATGACCAGCAATAGCTTGCTAGAATCGATTCTTTCTTCTTCACTCGCTTCTTCTCTTTTATCTACCATGTTTATGTTTTTCTGCAGATAAAAACCAATTATTATGTGCCTAACATAGTCAAAGCTATTAAAACAACTTGGTTGTACTAACAAAATTAAGTGATGTGCCTAATCTTTCAGTAGTATCTTCCTTTACAAATTAAGTGATGTGCCTAATCTTTCAGTAGTATCTTCCTTTACAACAAATGAAGTTGCAAATTAAGTAATAGAACATGTAAATCAAGCTAGTTAACAAACCGAGAAATAAAATAGAGGAAATGATAATCAAACAATTAAGTAATTGTTCTATTTtgtctttttttatttttttaaatgacCATCTAATTATAAAAAAGTAGCATCCTTATTTTTAATCAAGACCGGAGATAAACTACAAAGAATAtgtttaataaaaaataataataaggtGCACTAATTACCTTATACCAGGTCCTTTGAAAATCATATTCCATCAACTAGTTATTTGAAAACTGGATATCTAATAAGACTCCTTAATCAATTGTTATTTTCTTCCCGGATAAACCTAACCAGGGCATTTCTGTTTAATATCACATATTTAAAAGCTTTGTTTGCTGAATTTCCATCTTTTTCACGAGTGAAATCTTCCTCCTGGAGTAAAGAACAATAACATAAAATTCTTAAGCCAATGCACCATTTAAAACAAAGCAAATACAAGTGTGTATTGGGAATCATATACCTTCATCTATGATGCAACATTGATCTTATACCATGTTACAACTTTCAAAGTCGAGAATTTTCATGCATAAAAATGTAATATTTCTTCTTTTTCAGAATCCAAGATCACCTGCAAAATTTGTCTTGGCTTCCGTTTTCAATCCTGAGATTCACATCAGTCCATATCCTGTATCAGACTCGGGAATTGACCAATGTCAAGTCGCTATCAGCAGATATGTGAGTTCTCTTAGACGTTGACAATGACTTGATTAACCGGTAGTTGGTTGATGCAGTTAGCCATTGATGATGTAACATCATGTAGTAGTTGGTCGCTCACTTTCATTTAAACAGAATTACATGTCATCGAGTATTTACATTTAGCCACCCTATAtagattatccattgagtcaacATGACTTCTAAATGAATAAAAACATTGCTATCTATAACAGAAAATCTCATATAAaagtgttatggattaaaaactaagatatataattgcTGCATTTATTACTAAAGAATGTGAGCTTCGAGGCTTGATTTGACTGCTCTTAtgtttcatgactcaatctgccttaacaagatgcctacgtaccttactgattgctaaggatcaagtcaaaaaacgtagttcttggtgatacttgTCCTCGGGGCAATGGCGGCgagggctcaccaaggacgtagtgactttcatgtccttcaaggactaagtctaaaacgtagttctgatttgtggggtgaggccccttatatagatgttgggagtccttgaattggacgtggtataggagacttggtggtcaagtctctgaattagaatggactttggagtcctaggaagtaggaagctgattccttatcccatgaggttccttggaggccaatctacaaggatttatatccccactaggacttaactctatagctatttttctcccttattaatgaattacgaaattaattaataatcagggttttgggccttctttgttccatcaggcctgatctggtccatcaggcctgatcaatgcgttaacctttttggtctgaatatcatacatcttcttattgggccttgcagcccaaatcatgtgtaattaatacaacattaactacgtaatcatgatttatttattccctatcatttgccccccaacttttgagaaacagtgactaggtttcgcagaagttaagttcatccgttcccttacagggtatcgtttttgcgtaaagtgtggagcgacctacacatttacaacgattttcttttattccttttattcaggaattatcttaattttcaggaatttttcccttaattctgggatttttccttaatttcccggaatttttcccttaattctgggattttccttaattctgggattttccttaatttccaggaatttttcccttaattctgggattttt
This genomic interval from Apium graveolens cultivar Ventura chromosome 8, ASM990537v1, whole genome shotgun sequence contains the following:
- the LOC141678367 gene encoding vacuolar protein sorting-associated protein 2 homolog 2-like — protein: MFHYTSLLLLYLEKAATKILARQLVRLRQQITNLQGSHAQIRGVATHTQALYANTSISTGMKGATKAMVAMNELGKHAKVVREFQKQSAQMDMMIEMMSESIDETLDKDGAEEET